ACGTGTATactttcttcgtctgcatAGAATTGGCAGTGCAGCCACCTCTGATATCAATGTATCGAACACCATACAGATGAATAGATGTTGTGTCTGTCTTCCGGCGCAATATTGACAAGGATAGCAGGGACAGAAGCCGAGAGGATCATTTCTCCACTGCCAAGAGACTCGACCACGGAATCATCATAGAGAAATCCAAAGACAAAGGTCTTGTTTAGGTGGTATACCCCGTGGATCACCCGTGTAAGCTCCCTTGCCGGAATGGTTGCAGACTGGTTCTGCTCATCATCGCCGGGCTTAATGATCTTATGCATGTATAACTCCTTGGTTCAACTTCATAGAGCGAAATCCACAATACTATTCCCTAGAACTACATCCAATACAGAGTGGTGATTATACCCATCCTTGGCTGCCGGCGCGCTGAACAATCCTACCGGTTATCCCTTGATCTTAGTTCACGCCTCATGCGCAGCATGGCGGAgacatcaacctcctcccgCGGCCAGCTCGGCTTGTACCCGGCAGAGTCGCTGTCAGCCTACCTTTTAATAATCCACATACCTATTCGGCATTGGAGCGCGGGGGTCGGGCATTGATATGTGGGGACGTTCATGTCAGTATGACGGCCTAACGCAGCAAGCGCAGATAGCACACACATTCCCTATACTAATAGCCTTATTAGAGTTATAGTTATTGAGGGGTAAAAGTATTTTCTCATTCCGCATGCCCAAACCAGTTTACTCGGTGCATCCTTGATGCACCACTAGGAGTATCTTATCTGGGTAGTGGCAGAAATCCAGGCACGGCGCTGGAACAGACCCACTATTTCGGCGATGAATGAAGTGGATCCCTTTTGTCTGCACGGGAGAACCGACGGGGAGGGGTTTAGTGTCGGGTTTAGTCCCGACTAGAAGCTATGATTGTTGCTTGTTTTGATTGCGTTGTCTAGATGTCACCAGACTGCTGAGATAACTGCGTTTGGTACCTTTACTGTTCGTTTTGGGAAAAATATTCCAGCGTCTCCCTCACATGACCTTGGAAGGATTGATGCTGTGGCGAGGAGGacctttttccttgttcctTCGCTGGCATGGCAGGATCAGCTGTTGTATAGCTTGTAGAGAATTGTGGTTGGGTACCAGATATGTTTGTTCTTTGAATCATTATGACATGTTCCATGTCTTCAATTCCGTTGTTGGTGATTGTGCTGTGGCAAATGATAGCTGATACATAGAGTTACATATCAGACCAATGATCGCATAGTCCGCGCATATCAGCAGAAGGAATAGATAGAAGTGGATACCTGAAGATAGGAACGAAAAGTGTGGAGGGGAAAGCGTCAGACCGCCTCAAAATAGCCCAGTGAAGCTGGAAATGTGGGTGATAAAAGAGTCGTCGGGAAAGCCGACGCCTGCCAGCCTTTCTCGGGCGTGCCGCGGGAAAGGGTCCGACTATCAATGAGCATCTCGGCTCCAGTGCCGCAAGTCCCAATTATGGATCTCCACTCCTGATTTTGGTTAAAACATGCCCATTTCAAGTGAGCTTCTTACCCCATGGGGTTATTGAGTCCATAACCATCCCAAATGTCCTATCAATGCTCTCATTCCCCATTCCAAATCCAGTTTAGCCATGTGTCATATTCATAGTAGCAATGGTGGAGCTTGATAAGGCCAGATTACGATCTGGTAATGTCAGAAGGCGTCTCAGTATGGACATAAAAAGGGCTCTCTGGTCACCACGGCAAGAGAAGTCTGTCTATCAAGATCGCGAACAGAAGCAAATCTTGGACACTCTACTGTGACCTTCTCTCTTCAcaagcagccatggcttctATGCTTCACTACTTCAACTTCGGCAGCAAGGCCTCCACTACTAAGGGTGCGGAGGTTAAGCCTACCCCCGTCCGTGCTCTGCCGGCATCATGGTATACCGCTCAGGAGATGTATGAGCTCGAGCGCCGTGCGATCTTCTCGAGGAGATGGTTGTTCATCACCCACAGCTCGCGTCTCAAGGAGGCAGGGGACTGGCTCCGCTACGAAGTCGCGGGATTCGACTTCGTTATCAACCGTGATCGACAGGGAAACATCAACGCCTTCCACAACGTCTGCCGACACCGCGCGTACCCCGTcatcgaggaggagggttgcggaaacaagaagatcatcgcaTGTCGCTACCACGGCTGGTCCTACGGATTAAACGGCAAGCTGGCCAAGGCGCCCGGCTACCAGGAGTTGGATGGTTTCGATAAGGAGAAGAACGGTCTCTTCCGGATCCACGTCAAGGTCGATGTCAACGGCTTCATCTGGGTGAATATGGACGCGAAGGAAGTGCCCGAAGTTCCTTGGGAGGAGCACTTCGAGGACGTCGACAAGCAGGCGCGGTACAAAGAGAACGGCATCAACTTTGAGGAATACGAATTCGACCATACCTACCAGATGGAGGGCGACTACAACTGGAAGATTCTGGCGGACAACTTCAACGAGTGTTATCACTGCCCCACCACTCACGCAGATATTCCGGCATTCCTTAATCTGGACTCGTTTGACAGCGATGTCAAAGACGGACATATTCAGCACCATTGCAAATCTACACCAGAGCAGATCCAGAAAGGTCTGAACACCGCGAGTACCTACTACTTCCCCAACTCATCCATGACTGTCACGTAAGTTTGACTCCCCCTCGTGATCGACAACCTTAAATTTGACAACGTCTCTGACTCATGCATGTAGGAAACATTGGATGATGGTCCAAAAGTTCCTTCCGAAGGGTCCCAACCACTCGACCATGGCCTACGAAATCTGGAGACACAAGGACGCAAAGGAAGAGGACTTCAGACTGATCAATGACATGTATGCGCGTGTCATGGGAGAAGACAAGGTTCTCTGCAACAACGCACAGAAGAATCTCAACCGGGGTGTCTTTGTCAATGGCGAGCTGCACCCGAAGTATGAGAAGGCTCCCCTGTTCTTCCAGAGCACCTGTCGTGAGGTTGTCACGGAGCACTTTGACcgcgagaagaaggagggcCGGGAGATCTGGCCCGCGAGGCAGCAGTTGCCCAATGACGCCAAGGTCAGCGCCAAAGATGAGGAGATCTGCTCGGGTCTCGCTTGTGGAGCCCAGAAGGAGGTTTTGGCGTGGTGATGAGATGAAACGGATCGTAtgatgcttttcttcttttgttatCCCCTCATTTGTTCGTTTGCATGCATTTGGAGCGATTTTGCGAGTTTTACCGTGAGTCATGTATGATGTCTCTCTTCGATCATAGTTAGTGCTAGGTCTCTGTTTGGGTTAGATTGCAATACATCGTTAAATAAGATACATCTAGCATTTTATCGTAAAAGAAATCATGTATGAGATTCATGAcaagagatatatttcttgatAAGGTGTAAATGTCAAAGCGTGATTTCATTAGATTTTCAAGAAAATCGTCTTGCCTCTCTGCTTGACGCGAATTCTAAATGCTATTTTATTGATCGACAACCTATAGCCGTCCTGTACAAGTCTAGTACTTTTTCGAGCTCTTGCTACGTGTTATTCAAGTTCAACAATGATCACAATCGATAAGACAAAAAGAGCCAAAATTATCTAGGTGTGATTAGCTACTGTTGCGCCTCTTTCTGGTTCACTTAGTGGCTAAAGGAATTCTCTTACCAATGCAATTAGCAGTCCGATACAGTTCAACTCCCAACCGCCAGCATAAACGGTTCCCAATGCAACAGCATTCTGTTGTTTCCAAAAACGACACGCTCCAATCATTGCCACAATGACGGCAATGCAATGGCACGTTACTGAAAGTGGGATGGCCACTTCATAGTATGTCAATTGATCAGTGGGGGAAGGCTGTTGTTGAAGGCGAAAGAGCTGGGCGATTAGTACGCCTTGCATCGCTATGATAACTGATGTCCGGATATAGGCGAGGAATGTCCGCTCCAGGGCTAGCATCGTTAGAAGGCGCTCCCCTTATAATTAGGAAATAACAGGGGGAAAGGTTAAGGAAGGCAGGAAGAGATAGATCTAGTAACGTGGCCCGACTGTAATTGAGGTCGAGTCTGTACAAAGTGGAGGTATGGAGAAAGTAATAAGCTTACCAAAGTGATCGCGGTTACTTTTCTGGGGCACGGTCAATACCACGTTGCGTGTCCAGAATCGTTGAACCTTCCCTAAGAGCCCCTTACGTGGCGCTCGACTTCGCTCCGTGCGTTGACTGGTGCGGGATGCCGTCCGGCGAGTAGTAATGCGATATTCGCCGGAGGAGATTGATGCTGTTGAGGAGCCGAATTCATGGTCAGGCTGTGTCTCAATTTCATGGAGTTCTAAAGCGTCTCGTTCGACACGATCTTCGCCGCGGGAATGACCTGTGGCAGTCGGCGACGGAGGTCTGGGTTCGGTGCGCGTGTCGGAAGTGACAGGCTCATCATCCCGATGGAGGTGATGGTCGGACCGGTCTTCCATTCTCTGCCGGGGAAGGGGCCATCAAGCACTCTGGGGCAGTCCTTTAGGTGAGGGACGAGGTAAGGGAGTGGAAGTGGTGGCATTCCTGAGCTTCACGGTGACATTTGTTTTCTCGGCGACTCCCGCCGGAGTCTTTCAATCGCCGAAGCAATTGATCGGTATCATTGGCTGCGTCACACCGCGATAGGAAAACCGGTTTTTGAATGTGCAAACACAAACACCATTTGCATCACTATCATTTCTGGTCCAGATATCCTCCAGAGTCTCCGTATACACCCTTCCGATTTCTTATACTTACCAAACATCTCTAGTGCCCACCCTAAATCGCTTGAcagctcctcatccactGTCTCAGCCAATCAGGGAGCATCCTCGGCGCCCACGTCGATTGCGCAATAGCTGCAGAACCACATTTTCGTCCATCCACCCACAAACCACCGGCAAATCATCGTTCAAGGGCTGCTGGCAAGACGCTGAGAATCCATGATGATCCAAAAATCATCCCTGATTCTTTTCTGAACGTTGATGCCCCTATAGTAGGGGGACATTCTACAGCGGGGTTTCACGGCCACGACACAGTCTCTCTTTTCAGGCGCCGTACTTGCGCATTGAGGTCCAGTCTCATTTAAACTTACGTttcactttctccttttctttgacGAATCATGACTCCTGTACGGAGTGCCTCTGAAGGAGTCCCCTTCAAGGCATCCCAGTCACGTGTCGGCAAACGAGCTATTCCGAGGAGGGATTAGCTCAGATATCCCTAGAGCTCAGACAGTCTAAACTATTTTCGGTACCCATGTTGATTGGACGGAACTTTTGATTGAGATCATATCGTTCAACGTGAATACTCGGTTGACGACGATGTCGAACACGTTATGATATAGAGCCATCAATATACCTACCCTGAGCCCGCTAAATTTTGCTTTGCGAATTTGCAGACCTGGACGGGTCGCGATTATATCCGGTAGGAACAGGACTACGTGAGATATGAATCTCCACGTATACAAGCACGGGGGACACGGGTTTCCATTTGATGGCTAACAAAAGTGAACGAGTTGTAATGTAACATCACAAGAGCTAGCGCAAGCTTTGCCAAGAATTGGCACGTTATGGATGATATATTGCCTACCTCCCCTTCCCGTCACTCACATTCGATCAATCCATCCCTACGTCAGATGAACGAAGATGTCAGAGGAACGGCGCATCACCCCGTCCAATCCAGTGCGGAAACTAGGCCGTATGGATTATGAGCGGTGCGCAGCATTACACAATGAGATTAATCGCCTGTCATGGAGAGGATATCACCAAGAATCACATATCACCTGGGGGAGTATTTTTGGCCATCGCCGACGACTGCAGAAACTAAACTTTAGACCCTTCTCTTATTGAGTGCTTGAAATTGGCCCTATTCGATCCCAAGGATGGACCCAGTGATTGGATGGATAGACCTGCCCTATTTTACTGGATAAGTAGCCTCAATGACCCTGATGCGTTCTTCGAGACCTGGGTCGAGGAATTATACCCCGGTCGGTTTGTGTGGCTTTATTGCACCACAGGGTATCTCATGGGCGATGAGAGGGGCAGTTTGTAAGAGCGACAAGTACTGGTTGAccataatatataatatagttaataagCGATCATTTAATTGCCTCAATCAATCTACCACCAAACACTTTTGCGCACGACTTTCTCATGGGTCTCTCCACACAAAAGATCCCCTTTCGCTATATTGCACCTGGCATTCTACTACCAACCGTCGCAGAATTCGCCAACCAACCTTATCTTGGCTCCTGTCCAACGAATGATCCAACATCACTGCCGCTGCCTCTTTTCTATacggatgatgagaagggcCTCGGCCATGGGcttcatcctctttcccCACCGCCGACATATCAGCCACGTAGCGATACTCCAGAAATCCCGGCGGGGTTATACATAGATACTATTCATCCAAGGACAACCCGTGCCTTTTCAAACGGCTGTTATCTCCTCTTACCTTTCGAAGCTGGGGAGAACGGATGGACGCGGACCAGCGATGGAGCTCAAACTAGGATAATGatagatgatgaagaatcccAACCGAAAGGCGATGATGAGAGTCTCTACCAGCCGGGACTCAACGGCTTCAATGATTGTGGTAATGTTCAGTTAGATAAAGTATTGCTATGCTGGGCGCAGATGGTGGAGACGATGGGGTAGTTGACAGGATTCAGAGGTTCAAAGACGCTGATACGGAGATGTATTGGTATAAGTATTGCATTCCACCTAGTTGGTGAACTGTCTCGTACATTAAGCGGCCTATGGAACTATGTCTTAAGGATATCAAGCAAAGGAAGATTCTAGGGCGTTTCAGCAACATTGTACACCAGCTTTTCCCCGCTGACCTTGTCCTCCTTCAAGAGCTTCAGCCCCTCCAAGACACCCTGCAAACCTCCGGGGTTCACCTTCGGCTGGTGGACCTTGACCTTGCCATCAGCCAACAGCTTCTCTGAAATAGTCCAGAATTTTTCGGCAAATGCCTTGTCCTCCGCACTGGCAGGGAAGACCTTATCGCCGAATTTAAACTCTTCGCCGATAATAGTGTAGGCGAGTGTAAAACGAGTAGTGACATTCTCACGATCGATAGATGTAGAGAGGAGAACACCATAATCACCACCCTCAGTGGAAATAGCCTGCTCGCAGTACTTTGAGCTAGCCTCCAGCGAAATTGTATCAAAAACCAACTTCAGGTTGTTATTAGTGTACTTGCGAATCTCCGCCGCCGAATTAGGATCTTTGTAATCAAAGACCGCATCCGCGCCGAGCCGTTTAACCAGATCGAAGTTATGCGGTGAACAAGTAGTCAAAACCGTATAACCAGACAGCTTAGCAAACTGAATCGCCAGCGTACCGGTAGCCGTCGAGCCACCGTAAATGAGAATCGGCTCCGGTTCCTTAATCGGCTCCGACGGCAGCGCAAGCTTCAAGCTCTGATACAGACCCTGCCCCACCGTCGAGATACCCACGCCCAGCGTGGCCGCTTCCTGGAAGCTGAGGTTATCGGGGATGCGGATCTGAACATCTCCCTTGGCGACGATGTACTCGGCAAAAGCTCCGTCTTCGTGCTGCACGGCGTTTCCTCCGTGCGTGAATCCACACACGCGATCACCCTTTTTGAAGGGCTTTTTGACGGCTTTTCCAACCTCTTCGACGATGCCGGCGTAGTCGCATCCGATTAACGCGCCGGGCGGGGCAAGGAATGCAATGTGCTTCCAGTCGGTGGGGTTCAGGGCGACGGCGACCGTCTTGACCAGGATGTAATCATCGCGGAGAGCGGGAATGGGTCGATCGGTTACCAGGCTCTCCTGTTGCGGGGAGGTAACGACAATGGCTTTCTGGGTGGTCATCTTGGAGGTGAGGTGTAGATGTTTAAGTGGATGATGAGGTGCAACAAGGCTGGCAGGTAGGAGCTTAAATATATTGCTGGAATCGAGAAATTCAACGAAAGGCTTAGAAATTCCTCCCCATGTATTACAAATTGACTTCAATTTCACCTTGAGTTACCAGTTCTATGGCCAATCGGTGGTAGGTATCGTGAGCTGGGAGACTCCCCACGGCATGATTTATAATCACCCCGTCTTCCAATTGATGCAATCGTTCAATGATTCATCGACTGtttggtggaggagatggggGACATCGCCCAATCAGGACTAGTCTCCGCACGGCACTTTCGACATAATCAGATATTCATATAAGATCGACGAGAGATTCAAGTTCctgattctttttctgcGTTACTATTCTGACATTTGTTGGCCTTGAAAGCATCCGATTCCACTACCCCACAATGTCCGGACACCTAAGGCATCTTATAGGATATGCCGTAGGGCTATACCCGGTTGACTATCTCTATGCCGGGTGTTAGCATTATCTCCGAGGGCACGCTATCTCCGCTCAGACTGCGATGTTCTTGGCGGCAACGATAGACTGGAATATTGGACGTGAGCAAGTCGTGTTACTTCCAGCTATGAGGTTATTGTTCTGCAATCTTGCCTTTAATATCTCCTATATTGATAATGACCTTCCCTCTAACATCTCCACCATGTTGTAGTACTAGTAGAATACAGATTCTATAATACTCTCGATATAGTTCTGTAAACACCAGACATCCAATCATTAACCATGTCGATAGCGTACACTAAACGTACCCCTGTCCAAGCCCTAGACTAGCCCCATCACCAACAACATGGATCTGCTATTCACATCCATTCCTATACTACGGAGTTAACCCGTCGGACTTACGCAAAGCCAGGTTTATATCCACTCAAAGTCAGCCTCAGGCACCCACTACCAAGATACAGGAAGTAAACAAGATTCCGACTTGCATCATGCCATGATGCTAGAGATACATAGACTCCACCCTGATCTATATAACATCCCACTCATACTCAACCTCATACACACCACCGCACAACATACAAGGAAAACCCCAGAACCAACCCAGAACCAAACCCTATACATCTCTAAACTCACAAACACCAAAATAAAATGACTTACCCAACAACCCTCCCATCCCTCACCACCCGAGAAGCCATAACCGACGCCCTCTACCGCTGCGTCACCGGCTTCGACACCGCCGACACAGCCCTCTTCGACTCAGCCTTCACGAAAGATGCCACATTCGACCTCAACGGCCGACTCCTCGAAGGTCTCGAGTCAATCCACAAAGACTGCTACGACAAGATCTCGAAGCTGGATACTATTCACTATATGAATAATGTGCGGGTGAATGTCCACGAGGGTGAGGAGAAGGGGTCATTGACTGCGTCGGCCCTGGCGCAGCATTATCGGCCCGGGGAGGGCATACAGGCTGGGACGAAGTATTTCTTGGCGGGGAGTTTGTATGAGATGGATGTTGTGAAGGATCAGGGGGATGGGTTGTGGAAGATTGCATATTGGAAGTTGAAGATTGTTTGGGCGGAGGGGGATTGGGGGGTTGTGCTTGAGTGAGGGTTGGGGTTTTTATTAGTGGATGATGAAGGATGGGGCATGGTGGATTGgttgttgttttgcttttgttaCAGTATGGGTAGATCTACTTTTCTAGCCTCAGTGATGGTATGGAAAGGCCTTTCTTGTTGGGCTATTTGAGTGTTGGAAGAACCAATCTAGTGTTTGTTATCGGTTCATTGGCCATTACTTCCTTGAAACCCCAACCTCACAAAAGTTTATACAGCAACTTATATCTTCATATCCCCAATACCATCCATGATGTCTCTGTACACAGAATCATGCTTTTCCCAGTAGCAAACATCCTTACAGCATTTGCAACTTCAGCCGGCATATAAAACCTCAGGTCAGTTATACCAGGGACGGCTGATTCGTCAATCTGTGAATGACCTTAAAtcatataatataaacataCAATAGCATTAGTATGACTGTGCTTACTTAGGGCAAGTTATAGATGTTGTCAGCCGTAGAATACAGCTATCACGAATACGGGTAGCAGGCAGTTAGATAGGAAGAATCAGACCTAATTGCCCATCAATTCTACCCCTTTTGGTTTAGGCCTAGATTACTAGGTAATACCAAATATCGCCGATTTGACAGGTGTCctactttttcttcattttcagATACGCATCGAGTCATACCCAGTTAGGCTTCCCGCCTTCAAACTAACCTTATACAGAAACCTATCCGCTCTACCCTGTCGACCTGGTCAACGTAAAGACTCTCAAGAGGATACCTCATATAATAGATACTCTTTGGGGATAATGGTGTGATTACAGGGAAT
This Aspergillus flavus chromosome 1, complete sequence DNA region includes the following protein-coding sequences:
- a CDS encoding putative Rieske 2Fe-2S family protein (phenylpropionate dioxygenase) — translated: MASMLHYFNFGSKASTTKGAEVKPTPVRALPASWYTAQEMYELERRAIFSRRWLFITHSSRLKEAGDWLRYEVAGFDFVINRDRQGNINAFHNVCRHRAYPVIEEEGCGNKKIIACRYHGWSYGLNGKLAKAPGYQELDGFDKEKNGLFRIHVKVDVNGFIWVNMDAKEVPEVPWEEHFEDVDKQARYKENGINFEEYEFDHTYQMEGDYNWKILADNFNECYHCPTTHADIPAFLNLDSFDSDVKDGHIQHHCKSTPEQIQKGLNTASTYYFPNSSMTVTKHWMMVQKFLPKGPNHSTMAYEIWRHKDAKEEDFRLINDMYARVMGEDKVLCNNAQKNLNRGVFVNGELHPKYEKAPLFFQSTCREVVTEHFDREKKEGREIWPARQQLPNDAKVSAKDEEICSGLACGAQKEVLAW
- a CDS encoding uncharacterized protein (domain of unknown function-domain containing protein) yields the protein MEDRSDHHLHRDDEPVTSDTRTEPRPPSPTATGHSRGEDRVERDALELHEIETQPDHEFGSSTASISSGEYRITTRRTASRTSQRTERSRAPRKGLLGKVQRFWTRNVVLTVPQKSNRDHFALERTFLAYIRTSVIIAMQGVLIAQLFRLQQQPSPTDQLTYYEVAIPLSVTCHCIAVIVAMIGACRFWKQQNAVALGTVYAGGWELNCIGLLIALIILALFVLSIVIIVELE
- a CDS encoding chaperonin 10-like protein, which gives rise to MTTQKAIVVTSPQQESLVTDRPIPALRDDYILVKTVAVALNPTDWKHIAFLAPPGALIGCDYAGIVEEVGKAVKKPFKKGDRVCGFTHGGNAVQHEDGAFAEYIVAKGDVQIRIPDNLSFQEAATLGVGISTVGQGLYQSLKLALPSEPIKEPEPILIYGGSTATGTLAIQFAKLSGYTVLTTCSPHNFDLVKRLGADAVFDYKDPNSAAEIRKYTNNNLKLVFDTISLEASSKYCEQAISTEGGDYGVLLSTSIDRENVTTRFTLAYTIIGEEFKFGDKVFPASAEDKAFAEKFWTISEKLLADGKVKVHQPKVNPGGLQGVLEGLKLLKEDKVSGEKLVYNVAETP